In Seriola aureovittata isolate HTS-2021-v1 ecotype China chromosome 24, ASM2101889v1, whole genome shotgun sequence, the following proteins share a genomic window:
- the LOC130165167 gene encoding leucine-rich repeat-containing protein 3-like: MGASQRCRSSTKPPSCRTVWLLSMIMTTYACPKTCHCTDRNGMVVQCTSRNLENIPSNLPKDTVVLLLSSNRIRHIPKEVFTDLHRLRELDLSHNAIESVEAGAFQGISEGLRTLDLSNNHLSSLPKDTFTKLYARIRLSHNPWHCECSLQEVLRELRLDPETVNEVSCYTSVQEEYVGQPVIQVLDSGINFCNFHHKTTDVAMFVAMFCWFSMVTAYIIYYIKHNQEDARRHMEYLKSLPSTSHISKDYDTASSVF; this comes from the coding sequence ATGGGGGCCTCTCAAAGGTGTAGGTCATCCACAAAACCTCCTTCCTGTAGAACAGTGTGGCTCCTGTCGATGATTATGACGACATATGCTTGCCCTAAGACCTGTCACTGCACGGACAGGAACGGCATGGTGGTGCAGTGCACATCGCGCAACTTGGAGAACATCCCGTCGAacttgcccaaggacactgtCGTTCTCTTGCTTTCGTCAAACCGGATCAGACACATCCCAAAGGAGGTGTTCACGGACCTCCACCGCCTCAGGGAGTTGGACTTATCGCATAACGCTATAGAGAGTGTGGAAGCTGGTGCCTTCCAAGGGATTTCAGAAGGTCTGCGGACCTTGGATCTTTCAAACAACCACCTGAGCAGCCTCCCTAAGGACACATTCACCAAGCTCTATGCCCGCATCCGCCTCTCCCACAACCCCTGGCACTGCGAGTGTTCTTTGCAGGAGGTGCTGAGGGAGCTGAGGCTGGACCCCGAGACGGTGAACGAGGTCAGCTGCTACACGTCGGTGCAAGAGGAGTACGTGGGTCAACCGGTGATCCAGGTCCTGGACTCGGGGATCAACTTTTGTAACTTCCATCACAAGACGACAGACGTGGCCATGTTTGTGGCCATGTTCTGCTGGTTCTCCATGGTGACGGCTTACATCATTTACTACATCAAACACAACCAGGAGGATGCCAGGAGGCACATGGAGTACCTCAAGTCCCTGCCCAGCACCTCCCACATCAGCAAGGACTACGACACAGCCAGCAGTGTGTTCTAG